One genomic segment of Diceros bicornis minor isolate mBicDic1 chromosome 25, mDicBic1.mat.cur, whole genome shotgun sequence includes these proteins:
- the MGAT4C gene encoding alpha-1,3-mannosyl-glycoprotein 4-beta-N-acetylglucosaminyltransferase C has protein sequence MFKFHQMKYIFEILDKMRCLRKRSTVSFLGVLVIFLLFMNLYIEDSYVLEGDKQFIRETSTHQLNSERYVHTFKDLSNFSGAINVTYRYLAATPLQRKRFLTIGLSSVKRKKGNYLLETIKSIFEQSSYEELKEISVVVHLADFNSSWREGMVQDITQKFAHHIIAGRLIVIHAPEEYYPILDGLKRNYNDPEDRVRFRSKQNVDYAFLLNFCANTSDYYVMLEDDVRCSKNFLTAIKKVITSLEGTYWVTLEFSKLGYIGKLYHSHDLPRLAHFLLMFYQEMPCDWLLTHFRGLLAQKNVIRFKPSLFQHMGYYSSYKGTENKLKDDDFEEESFDIPDNPPATLYTNMNVFENYEASKAYSSVDEYFWGKPPSTGDVFVIVFENPIIIKKIKVTTGTEDRQNDILHHGALDVGENVIHFKPSRQCVTYVRLGEFKNGNFEMSDVNQKIPFDIHCMRIYVTKTQKEWLIIRSISIWTS, from the exons ATGTTTAAATTTCatcaaatgaaatatatttttgaaatactgGATAAAATGAGATGCTTGCGAAAACGTTCTACAGTGTCATTCTTGGGAgttcttgtcattttccttctatttatGAACTTGTACATTGAAGATAGCTATGTTCTG GAAGGTGACAAACAGTTTATAAGGGAAACATCCACTCATCAACTGAATTCAGAACGCTATGTGCATACTTTCAAAGATTTATCAAATTTCTCGGGAGCCATCAATGTCACCTATCGCTACTTAGCTGCCACGCCTTTGCAAAGAAAAA GGTTTCTTACAATTGGACTTTCATCAGTGAAAcgaaaaaaaggaaactatttaCTTGAGACAATCAAGTCAATTTTTGAGCAGTCCAGCTACGAAGAACTGAAGGAAATTTCAGTGGTGGTTCATCTAGCAGACTTTAATTCATCCTGGCGTGAGGGCATGGTTCAGGATATTACACAGAAATTTGCCCACCATATTATTGCAGGAAGATTAATAGTTATACATGCTCCAGAGGAATATTACCCAATCCTGGATGGCCTTAAAAGAAATTACAATGATCCGGAAGATAGAGTCAGATTTCGTTCCAAACAAAATGTAGATTATGCATTTCTGCTTAATTTTTGTGCCAATACTTCAGACTATTATGTAATGCTTGAAGACGATGTTCGATGTTCAAAAAATTTCTTAACTGCCATCAAGAAAGTCATTACATCCCTAGAAGGAACTTACTGGGTAACTCTTGAGTTCTCTAAGCTTGGCTACATTGGAAAACTTTACCATTCTCATGATCTCCCACGTTTGGCacattttttattaatgttttatcaAGAAATGCCTTGTGATTGGTTACTGACTCATTTCCGGGGTCTGTTGGCTCAGAAAAATGTGATACGTTTTAAACCATCTCTCTTTCAGCACATGGGTTATTATTCATCATACAAAGGGACTGAGAATAAGCTGAAGGATGATGATTTTGAAGAGGAGTCATTTGACATCCCTGACAACCCTCCTGCAACTTTATATACCAACATGAACGTTTTTGAAAATTATGAAGCAAGCAAGGCTTATAGCAGTGTTGATGAGTACTTTTGGGGGAAACCACCTTCAACAGGAGATGTCTTTGTGATTGTATTTGAAAAcccaattataattaaaaaaattaaagtgactACTGGAACAGAAGATCGACAAAATGATATTTTACATCATGGAGCCCTAGATGTTGGAGAAAATGTTATACATTTCAAACCAAGTAGACAATGTGTTACTTATGTAAGACTAGGGGAATTCAAAAATGGAAACTTTGAAATGTCAGATGTGAATCAAAAAATTCCATTTGATATACACTGTATGAGGATTTACGTTACCAAAACACAAAAGGAATGGCTGATTATTAGAAGTATTAGCATCTGGACTTCTTAG